GGCGACACGCGGCAGCACCGCCTCCCACGCGCGTGCCCAACCGTCACGATCCACATCGAGGCCGAGCGCCGGCGCATACCATTCGGGAAACAGCCCGATCTCGCGGCGCAGCACCGCCATATCATAGGGCGGCAGCGTCGCGGGCACGGGCTGCTCGGCGAGCCGCGCCAGCAGCGTCACCGCATCGCGATAGATCCGCGTCTCGTCGCCCTTGCCCGCGCGCAACAACGGCCCGACCAGGTCGTCGCCGAAATCCTCCAGCAGCAGCAGGCCGCCGGCCCGGTCCACGCCATAATTTTGTGGCGAGGACAGGCCGAGCGTCGCCAGATGATCGGCGATGGCGAGGAACGGCCCCATATCCTCATGCTCGGGCGGCGCATCCATCAGCACGGCGGTGCGATCGGCATCGACGACGCGGAAATAGCGGCGGAACGAGGCATCGCCCGCCAATGGACGAATCTCCGCCCCTGCCCAGCCATGGGCGGCAAGGAAAGCGGGGGCGTGGGCGGGCGGAATCATCGGGGCGGCCATCGCCCTTCCCATGCCGCCGGCGCGGCCCAAGTCAAGCGCCGGCCGCCCGCCGCATCGGGCTGGATCGTCAACCGGAGCGCCTGGGGCCACAGGCCGTCACCGAGCCGCTCGGGCCACTCGACCAGCAGGGCGCCATCCTCCAGCAGTTCGTCGAGGCCCAGTTCCACCGCATCGTCAGGATCATCGATCCGATAGAGATCGACATGCGCGACCGGCAACGATACCTCCGGCGGCGCATAAGGCTGGACGATCGCGAAGGTCGGGCTGGGCGCCTCTTCGGCCAACCCCAGCGCCGCCAGCGCACCGCGTGCGAGACTGGTCTTGCCGGCGCCCAGATCGCCGTACAGCGCGACGACATCGCCCGTGCGCAGAAGCTTCCCAAGCTTACGACCCAGCGCCTCCGTCGCCGCAGCGTCAGGCAGTGGAATATGATCCTCACTCATGCCCGCACCCTGGGCAGGCGGATCGAGATGGTGGTGCCCTGCCCGCGCTCCGATTCCAGCCAGACCTGCCCACCATGCGCCTCGACATAATGGCGGGTCAGCGGCAGGCCGAGACCGATCGACCCTTCCCGCCGATCGCTGCGATCGCTGGTGCGGTGGAAAGGATCGAACAGCTTCTCGCGATCCTCCGCGGCGATGCCCGGACCATTGTCGGACACGATGATCGTGGCCTGCTCGACATCGCCCGAGGCGTGGAAGAAGATCCGGCCATGCTCCGGCGTGTAGTCGACGGCATTGCGCAGCACATTTTCCACCGCCTGCCGCAAGCGACGGACGTCGCCCGTCACCACGCCCGACGACGGCTCGATCGCGACGATCAGCTCGAGCTGCCGCTCGCGCGCCTGCTCGGAAAGCTCGTCGGCGACCCCCTTGCAGAGCGTTTCCAGCTCGATCGGCACATGCTCGAGATCGAGATGGCCGGCGGCACTGCGGGTGAGATCGAGCACCTCGTCGATCAATTGCCCGAGCTTGGCGGAGGCGCTCAGGATCGAGCGGACATAATCCTCGCCGCGTATCGTCAGCGGGCCGGCGAAGCCCGCCGCCAGCATCTCGGCGAAGCCGCCGATCGAGGTCAGCGGCGTCCGCAATTCGTAGCTCATCGTCGCCACGAACGCCGATTTGACGCGGTCGCCCTCTTCCAGCGCCGCCGCCCGATCGCGCAGCGCCTGTTCGGCACGGCGGCTATCGGTCACGTCGAGCAGGGTGAACAGCGCATTGCCATCCGGCAGCGGAACCGCGGCGAACTGGAAATGCCGGCCATCGGCAAAGGCGATCCGCCCGGTGCGCCGCTGCCGCTCGATGGTAGCGAGCCGCACCAGCTCGCGGATCAGCCCGGCGCGCGCCGGGTTGGCCAGGCGCGGCGCCACCATCCCGACGAACGCATCGACACGCGGGTGCCGGGCCAATTCCTCCTCGGTCAGCTCCCACACGTCCGCGAAGCGATTATTCCACAGATGCAGGCGGCCATCGGCGGCGAACACCCCGACCGCCTCGTTCATATTGTTGAACGTGGCGGTTCGCACCCGCAGCAGGGTATCGGCCTCCGAACGCAACCGCACCTGCTCGGTGCGATCCTCGAAGATCATCAGCATCCCGCCATCCGGCAAGGGCTGCGCGACGACGCGCAAATGGGTGCCGGCGGGCAATTGCCACGCCTCCTCCTGCGCCTCTTCGGAGAGGAACCAGCGCCGCCGCTCGCGCTTCCAACCCGGAAAGTCCCGGCTTTCGGGCAGGCGATCGGCCTCCCGCATCCGTTCCAGCACGCGATCGAACTCGGGCCGATCGGCCAGCCATTCCGGCAGCATCGCGAACAGCCGCAGGAAGGCCGAATTGGAGAAGACCAGATGCCGATCCGCCCCGAACTGGGCGACACCCGCCGACAGCCGATCGAGCATGTCGCGCTGGGCATCGGCGAAACGGACCAGATCCTGCCTGGCCTGCTCCACCTCTTCGACATCGATCGCATAGCCGGCAATGCCGGTGACGCCGAGCGGCACATCGACCACCCGCAGGGTACGCCGTTCGCCGCCGATCGTGGCCGGCACGGTGCGCACCGACATCTCGCCTTCGTCGCGCGCCGCAGCAGCGGTGGCGATCGGGCTGCCCGGCCCCTGCCCCTCGATCAATTCGAGCCCGCGCTCGATCACGTCATGGGCATTTTCGCCGTCGACCGCCCGCGTATAGGCCGAATTGACCAGGCTCAGCCGCAGATCGGGGCTGCGATGCCACATCGGGATCGGTGCGGCCTCGATCAGGCCGGCGAGCGCATCCAGCGCGCCGGCCAACCGATCGCGTTCGGTCTCCAGCCGCCGTATCTCCTGCTCGCTTTCGGTCGCGTCGAACAGCCAGAGCAGCGCCGCCCCTTCGCCAAGCGACGCTGCCGCCGGGCGCCCCCGGACCATCAGCACCTTGCCGGCGCCGACCGGGCGCAGCGCCCGCACGAAACTGGCGCCACCGCGCTGCGTCGCCTCGACATCGCGCGCCAAGGCCGCCGCATCATCGGGATCGAGCCGGGCCGAGATATCGCCAAGCACCCGCGGCGCACGTTCGAGCCCGAA
This genomic window from Sphingomonas abietis contains:
- a CDS encoding PAS domain-containing sensor histidine kinase, producing MWLAAAVVTVTLGWRRHHAARASIAELARLRMMLTGAPALPILVASDGRMRAHERVADWFGLERAPRVLGDISARLDPDDAAALARDVEATQRGGASFVRALRPVGAGKVLMVRGRPAAASLGEGAALLWLFDATESEQEIRRLETERDRLAGALDALAGLIEAAPIPMWHRSPDLRLSLVNSAYTRAVDGENAHDVIERGLELIEGQGPGSPIATAAAARDEGEMSVRTVPATIGGERRTLRVVDVPLGVTGIAGYAIDVEEVEQARQDLVRFADAQRDMLDRLSAGVAQFGADRHLVFSNSAFLRLFAMLPEWLADRPEFDRVLERMREADRLPESRDFPGWKRERRRWFLSEEAQEEAWQLPAGTHLRVVAQPLPDGGMLMIFEDRTEQVRLRSEADTLLRVRTATFNNMNEAVGVFAADGRLHLWNNRFADVWELTEEELARHPRVDAFVGMVAPRLANPARAGLIRELVRLATIERQRRTGRIAFADGRHFQFAAVPLPDGNALFTLLDVTDSRRAEQALRDRAAALEEGDRVKSAFVATMSYELRTPLTSIGGFAEMLAAGFAGPLTIRGEDYVRSILSASAKLGQLIDEVLDLTRSAAGHLDLEHVPIELETLCKGVADELSEQARERQLELIVAIEPSSGVVTGDVRRLRQAVENVLRNAVDYTPEHGRIFFHASGDVEQATIIVSDNGPGIAAEDREKLFDPFHRTSDRSDRREGSIGLGLPLTRHYVEAHGGQVWLESERGQGTTISIRLPRVRA
- the tsaE gene encoding tRNA (adenosine(37)-N6)-threonylcarbamoyltransferase complex ATPase subunit type 1 TsaE — translated: MSEDHIPLPDAAATEALGRKLGKLLRTGDVVALYGDLGAGKTSLARGALAALGLAEEAPSPTFAIVQPYAPPEVSLPVAHVDLYRIDDPDDAVELGLDELLEDGALLVEWPERLGDGLWPQALRLTIQPDAAGGRRLTWAAPAAWEGRWPPR
- a CDS encoding aminoglycoside phosphotransferase family protein, whose product is MIPPAHAPAFLAAHGWAGAEIRPLAGDASFRRYFRVVDADRTAVLMDAPPEHEDMGPFLAIADHLATLGLSSPQNYGVDRAGGLLLLEDFGDDLVGPLLRAGKGDETRIYRDAVTLLARLAEQPVPATLPPYDMAVLRREIGLFPEWYAPALGLDVDRDGWARAWEAVLPRVADRRPPVLVLRDYHVDNIVLLDREGLRRLGLLDFQDALAGHPAYDLVSLLQDARRDVSPELEAEMLAAYAAEAGIADMDVFRADYEILGAQRNTKILGIFTRLWKRDGKRTYLAHQPRVWGYLERNLRHPALAPVAAWFAANVPAEARAAYWAGEPA